One window of Bacteroides sp. genomic DNA carries:
- a CDS encoding right-handed parallel beta-helix repeat-containing protein produces the protein MKKIFTLMFCLCALGASATIWRLNNNLAVEADFRTFAEAQEAASAGDTIFVEGNGMANHYGQITITKKLVLIGPGYFLDENDSTYVNGNFARFMSITVQSTAPGTEIYGIYLFSGDYNIRYLTIRASNVIAARNFFNPHDYEAIRIDSVVQNVTIAQNFAYRIDIAAAASNFIISNNYIHDRINLNPSSNGIISNNVISTGIFNAYNSQIKNNILFAMSGGDVFTYPNTGNFISYNILSGALGTGSYGPGNVANVSMADVFLGYPSQGNYSRDQRWQLKPDGPAAGAGEEEIDCGMFGGALPYILSGLPAVPRVYEAVVPTAGSTSAGLPVIIKIKSQN, from the coding sequence AAAAATTTTCACCCTTATGTTTTGCCTGTGCGCCCTGGGCGCCAGCGCCACCATCTGGCGGCTGAACAACAACCTGGCCGTGGAGGCCGATTTCCGCACCTTTGCCGAAGCCCAGGAAGCGGCTTCCGCCGGCGATACCATTTTCGTGGAGGGAAACGGAATGGCCAACCATTATGGCCAAATTACCATTACCAAGAAATTGGTCCTCATTGGACCGGGTTATTTCCTGGATGAGAACGACTCCACCTATGTCAATGGAAACTTTGCCCGCTTTATGAGTATTACCGTTCAATCGACCGCCCCAGGAACAGAAATTTACGGGATTTATCTTTTCAGCGGCGATTACAATATCCGCTATCTGACCATCCGGGCATCCAATGTCATTGCAGCCAGAAATTTCTTTAATCCTCACGATTACGAAGCCATCAGGATTGACAGTGTGGTCCAGAATGTTACCATTGCTCAAAACTTTGCCTATAGAATTGACATCGCTGCTGCAGCCAGTAATTTCATTATTTCGAACAATTATATTCATGACCGAATCAACCTGAATCCATCCTCCAATGGAATTATTTCCAATAATGTAATTTCAACTGGTATTTTTAACGCATACAATTCCCAGATCAAGAATAACATTTTGTTCGCTATGTCTGGGGGGGATGTTTTTACCTACCCAAACACCGGGAATTTCATCAGCTACAATATTTTGAGCGGAGCCCTGGGGACCGGAAGTTATGGTCCCGGGAATGTTGCCAATGTTTCGATGGCTGATGTATTTTTGGGCTATCCCTCACAAGGTAACTACAGCCGGGACCAAAGGTGGCAATTGAAGCCTGATGGCCCTGCCGCAGGTGCCGGCGAGGAAGAAATTGACTGCGGCATGTTTGGGGGCGCACTTCCTTATATCCTCTCAGGCTTACCGGCAGTGCCCAGGGTATATGAGGCGGTGGTGCCCACGGCAGGCTCCACCTCGGCCGGGCTACCGGTGATCATTAAGATCAAATCGCAAAACTAA
- a CDS encoding T9SS type A sorting domain-containing protein: MKRFFILLGLWLWGLSLWGQQVTRAEYFWDADPGFGNATPLALVAAEDLEVSLEIPLEALEPGLHTLFVRARDENGRWSQCFLQSVLVLKAAQIPSLLTRAEYFFDEDPGYGQGIPLDLPPGDQAVLSLALPLEILEDGIHTLFVRARDDKGSWGLVFSQTFLMQTFPQDQHYQLTAVEYFFDEDPGFGQGISIPFETGDEVQISMDLPLESLGDGIHTLFVRARDDKGSWGLVFSQTFLLQPFPQDQHYQLTAMEYFFDEDPGFGQGMPLDFEPAAAIALDLELPLEDLPEGIHTLYVRARDDKGSWGMVFQQNFLKFFTQDEEPLVNRMEYFINEDPGFGNGIPIPFNTPRETALKLFEVDAALLQPGTNTLYVRGLDTRGRWGLVYQTTFETLETPPCDPPTDLTATDVAETTATLGWTEQSVGTSWDLLWVPNGMDHTEDGIVAAGIETNPNTVENLFQTTLYDFYVRTACSDGQVSPWAGPASFHTLPLATNTLTLLSDPPGGGTVTGEGSYAYGETITITASPNTNFVFQYWTGDTNFLDDPQEPTATVTMPAQPIALTAHFQDVTGIGEAIGQGLRIFPNPARDQLQVEFIHQGKEAILQLMNIQGHIVDQLIINEPGRVNTSINTSTLPDGLYLIIVRNEQWRLIRKVVIKH, encoded by the coding sequence ATGAAAAGGTTTTTCATTTTGCTTGGCCTGTGGCTGTGGGGCTTAAGCCTCTGGGGCCAGCAGGTCACCCGGGCAGAGTATTTCTGGGATGCCGATCCGGGCTTTGGCAATGCCACCCCCCTGGCGCTGGTGGCGGCTGAAGATTTGGAGGTCAGCCTGGAAATCCCGCTGGAGGCATTGGAACCGGGCCTGCACACCCTGTTTGTCAGGGCCCGCGACGAGAATGGCCGATGGTCGCAGTGTTTCCTGCAAAGCGTCCTCGTCCTGAAAGCGGCCCAGATACCTTCCCTCCTGACCCGGGCAGAGTATTTCTTTGATGAGGACCCCGGCTATGGCCAGGGCATCCCCCTGGATCTTCCACCCGGAGATCAGGCCGTACTTTCCCTGGCCCTTCCCCTGGAAATCCTTGAAGACGGCATCCACACCCTGTTTGTCAGGGCCCGCGATGACAAGGGCAGCTGGGGACTGGTGTTCAGCCAGACCTTCCTAATGCAAACCTTTCCCCAGGACCAGCATTACCAATTGACCGCCGTGGAGTATTTCTTTGACGAGGACCCTGGCTTTGGGCAGGGGATTTCCATACCCTTTGAAACAGGGGATGAAGTGCAAATTTCCATGGATCTTCCCCTGGAATCTCTGGGCGACGGCATCCACACCCTGTTTGTCAGGGCCCGCGATGATAAGGGCAGCTGGGGACTGGTGTTCAGCCAGACCTTCCTGCTGCAGCCCTTTCCCCAGGACCAGCATTACCAGCTGACTGCTATGGAGTATTTCTTTGACGAGGACCCTGGCTTTGGCCAGGGGATGCCGCTGGATTTTGAACCGGCTGCAGCTATTGCCCTGGACCTTGAACTCCCCCTGGAGGACCTCCCCGAAGGCATCCACACCCTGTATGTCAGGGCCCGGGACGACAAGGGCAGCTGGGGGATGGTATTCCAGCAGAACTTCCTGAAATTCTTCACCCAGGACGAAGAGCCCCTGGTCAACCGTATGGAGTATTTCATCAATGAAGATCCCGGCTTTGGCAACGGAATCCCCATCCCTTTTAATACGCCAAGGGAAACCGCTCTGAAGCTCTTTGAAGTGGATGCCGCATTATTGCAGCCCGGCACCAACACCCTGTATGTCAGGGGGCTTGACACCCGCGGCCGCTGGGGTTTGGTGTATCAGACGACCTTTGAGACCCTGGAAACCCCGCCCTGTGATCCGCCCACTGACCTGACAGCCACGGATGTGGCCGAAACCACCGCCACACTGGGCTGGACAGAACAAAGCGTGGGCACTTCCTGGGATCTTCTTTGGGTGCCTAACGGGATGGATCATACCGAAGACGGGATAGTAGCCGCGGGCATTGAGACCAACCCCAATACGGTTGAGAATCTGTTCCAAACAACCCTGTACGATTTTTACGTGCGCACCGCCTGCAGCGACGGCCAAGTAAGCCCCTGGGCGGGGCCTGCCAGTTTTCACACCCTGCCCCTGGCCACCAACACCCTGACCTTGCTCTCTGATCCGCCTGGAGGAGGTACTGTCACAGGTGAAGGCTCCTATGCTTACGGCGAGACCATCACCATTACCGCCAGCCCTAATACCAATTTTGTGTTCCAGTATTGGACAGGGGATACGAATTTCCTGGATGATCCCCAGGAGCCCACCGCCACGGTCACTATGCCTGCCCAGCCCATCGCCCTGACGGCTCATTTCCAGGATGTGACGGGCATCGGTGAGGCCATTGGACAAGGCCTGAGAATATTTCCCAATCCCGCTCGAGATCAGCTACAGGTGGAATTCATTCACCAGGGAAAGGAGGCTATCCTTCAGCTGATGAACATCCAAGGGCATATTGTTGATCAACTCATCATCAACGAGCCGGGAAGGGTAAATACAAGCATCAATACATCTACCCTGCCTGATGGACTTTACCTG